A stretch of the Actinomyces faecalis genome encodes the following:
- a CDS encoding Abi family protein, with the protein MVKRRLSYDEQVELLQERGLTVTDTASAAEFLSRVNYYRLSGYFRYWQVGPVAGDNRFLDGSSFAVIQRLYEAEQDLIAVCDEVLHPIEVLLRTRFAYHYAQRVGAIGAFARGEGFTQSPDPHDERVEEHALSNLDRSKEAFVSHYRDEIKTGNAYSIEAYARMPIWVAVEAFSFGNLSRLIEASSRSGVLHDMAASMNVSPTTLPSQVRSFVYLRNRNAHCAKLWNHAVLDRPGILPNIARRAKRDHRQFSDHSIYKIFVALDQVATKTGLQKDWLASRVEPILATNALLAAGIATPARYGEMPLQILTADT; encoded by the coding sequence ATGGTTAAGCGCCGGCTCAGTTATGACGAACAGGTTGAGCTGCTTCAAGAACGCGGTTTGACCGTCACTGACACCGCATCAGCAGCCGAGTTTCTCTCTCGCGTGAACTACTACCGGCTCTCGGGATACTTCCGTTACTGGCAAGTGGGCCCAGTGGCGGGCGATAACCGCTTCCTCGACGGTTCATCCTTTGCAGTGATCCAACGTCTCTACGAAGCCGAGCAAGACCTGATTGCAGTGTGCGACGAGGTCCTCCATCCGATCGAGGTCCTCCTGAGAACCCGGTTCGCCTACCACTACGCACAGCGTGTCGGAGCGATCGGAGCGTTCGCTCGGGGTGAGGGGTTCACACAATCGCCTGATCCTCATGATGAACGTGTCGAAGAACATGCGCTGTCGAATCTGGATCGGAGCAAGGAGGCCTTCGTGTCTCACTACCGTGATGAGATCAAGACGGGCAATGCTTATAGCATCGAAGCGTACGCACGCATGCCCATCTGGGTAGCGGTGGAGGCCTTCTCGTTCGGAAACCTGTCCAGACTCATCGAGGCGTCCAGCAGGTCCGGAGTGCTGCATGACATGGCAGCATCGATGAACGTCTCTCCAACGACGCTGCCAAGCCAAGTCCGGTCATTCGTCTACCTACGCAACCGCAATGCTCACTGCGCGAAGTTGTGGAACCACGCTGTTCTCGACCGCCCAGGTATCCTTCCCAATATCGCCCGACGAGCCAAACGAGACCACCGCCAGTTCAGCGATCACTCGATCTACAAGATCTTCGTCGCGCTTGACCAAGTCGCTACCAAGACCGGGCTTCAGAAGGATTGGCTCGCCAGCCGCGTCGAACCGATCCTCGCCACGAATGCTCTTCTCGCCGCTGGCATCGCAACACCAGCCCGCTACGGCGAAATGCCACTACAGATACTCACCGCCGACACCTAG
- a CDS encoding type I restriction-modification system subunit M has protein sequence MTTQTERAELHRAIWQVANDLRGSVDGWDFKAYVLGFLFYRFISENLTDYLNEGEREAGYEDFDYRYMSRADAEMARDGIINEKGFYIAPEDLFANVRERAPHDENLNETLSRVFKNIEASAIGTGSESDLRGLFDDIDVNSTKLGRTVAQRNEKLVKILTAIGDLNLSYGDSSIDAFGDAYEFLMTMYASSAGKSGGEFFTPQEVSEVLARITVMGKTRVNGVYDPCCGSGSLLLKFAKVLGKENVERGFFGQEINLTTYNLCRINMFLHDVNFSHFSIANGDTLTEPAHWDVEPFEAIVSNPPYSTKWAGKDDPALINDPRFSPAGVLAPKSKADLAFTMHMLSWLAVDGTAAIVEFPGVLYRGGAEAKIRQYLVENNYVDAVIQLPPDLFFGTTIATCVIVLKKSKTDNKVLFVDASKEFSREGNKNRLMPANQKMILKTLETRQDVEHVATLVDASQLEENGYNLSVSSYVEAEDTREEIDIVELNAEIQRIVARQAELRASIDEIVADLEGDNA, from the coding sequence ATGACCACTCAGACTGAACGTGCCGAGCTGCACCGGGCCATCTGGCAGGTTGCCAACGACTTGCGAGGCAGCGTTGATGGTTGGGACTTCAAGGCCTATGTGCTGGGCTTCCTCTTCTACCGCTTCATCTCGGAGAACCTCACGGACTACCTCAACGAAGGGGAGCGCGAGGCTGGTTATGAGGACTTTGACTACCGCTACATGTCTCGGGCTGACGCCGAGATGGCGCGTGATGGCATCATCAATGAGAAGGGCTTCTACATCGCGCCCGAGGACCTGTTTGCCAATGTGCGCGAGCGGGCGCCACACGATGAGAACCTCAATGAGACTTTGTCACGGGTGTTTAAGAACATCGAGGCTTCGGCGATCGGAACGGGGTCCGAGTCGGACCTGCGCGGCTTGTTTGATGACATCGATGTCAACTCCACCAAGCTGGGGCGAACGGTCGCGCAGCGCAACGAGAAGCTGGTGAAGATCCTCACTGCCATTGGGGACCTCAACCTCTCCTACGGGGACTCCAGCATCGACGCCTTCGGCGACGCCTACGAGTTCCTCATGACCATGTACGCCTCCTCTGCGGGAAAGTCGGGAGGAGAGTTCTTCACGCCCCAGGAGGTTAGTGAGGTCCTCGCGCGGATCACGGTCATGGGAAAGACTCGGGTGAACGGCGTGTACGACCCGTGCTGCGGCTCGGGTTCGCTGCTGCTCAAGTTTGCCAAGGTCCTGGGAAAGGAAAATGTTGAGCGGGGCTTCTTCGGTCAGGAGATCAACCTGACCACCTACAACCTGTGCCGGATCAACATGTTCCTGCATGACGTGAACTTCTCGCACTTCTCGATCGCCAACGGCGACACGCTGACCGAGCCTGCCCACTGGGACGTTGAGCCCTTTGAGGCGATCGTCTCTAATCCGCCTTACTCCACCAAGTGGGCGGGGAAGGACGATCCGGCGCTCATCAATGATCCGCGGTTCTCGCCGGCTGGTGTGCTGGCCCCCAAGTCGAAGGCGGATCTCGCCTTCACGATGCATATGCTGTCCTGGCTCGCAGTGGATGGGACTGCAGCGATTGTTGAGTTCCCTGGAGTGCTCTACCGAGGTGGGGCCGAGGCGAAGATTCGTCAGTACCTGGTGGAGAACAACTACGTGGATGCGGTGATCCAGCTGCCGCCAGACCTGTTCTTTGGGACGACGATCGCGACCTGCGTCATCGTGCTCAAGAAGTCCAAAACGGATAACAAGGTGCTCTTTGTCGATGCCTCGAAGGAGTTCTCCCGCGAGGGCAACAAGAACCGGCTCATGCCTGCGAATCAGAAGATGATCCTGAAAACTCTTGAGACTCGGCAGGACGTTGAGCACGTGGCGACGCTCGTTGACGCGTCCCAGCTGGAGGAGAACGGCTACAACCTGTCGGTGTCCTCCTACGTCGAGGCTGAGGACACTCGCGAGGAGATCGACATCGTTGAGCTGAACGCGGAGATCCAGCGGATCGTGGCGCGCCAGGCAGAACTGCGCGCCAGCATTGATGAGATCGTTGCGGACCTCGAAGGGGATAACGCGTGA
- a CDS encoding restriction endonuclease subunit S, with the protein MSRIDDMIREMCPDGVAYQELGHVAVLQRGTAITKKDVEEGDIPVIAGGTKPAYFVANSNRSGVTIVVAGSGAYAGHVTYWETPIFVSDAFSIQCNEEVLIPRFCYHFLKYKQEAIHALKRGGGVPHVYAKDVSRILVPVVPVEIQQEVVRILDRFTQLEAELEAELEAELEARRKQYGHYRDTLISFPEDENFFRTRGVRWCELGDIGSFYRGKRFTKKDYAAHGVPCIHYGEIYTRYGVWADRTDSYLDISLADRLRYALPGDVVIADVGETVEDVGSAVAWTGNTPVAIHDHCFAYRSEFDARFLSYLMSTSWFRRRRAKYVARTKVKTLLVDSFSRIKVPVIQIEEQRRIADVLDHFDALVNNLSSGLPAEIAARRKQYEYYRDRLLTFPEKRP; encoded by the coding sequence GTGAGCCGTATTGACGACATGATTCGGGAGATGTGCCCCGATGGTGTGGCTTACCAGGAGCTTGGTCATGTAGCAGTTCTCCAACGCGGGACGGCTATTACCAAAAAGGATGTGGAAGAAGGGGATATCCCTGTAATTGCTGGAGGTACTAAACCTGCGTATTTTGTGGCGAATTCCAATCGATCGGGTGTGACGATCGTCGTTGCAGGATCGGGTGCGTATGCCGGGCATGTTACCTACTGGGAGACTCCGATTTTTGTTTCGGACGCTTTTTCTATTCAGTGTAACGAGGAGGTGCTGATTCCCCGCTTTTGCTATCATTTTCTTAAGTATAAGCAGGAGGCTATTCACGCGTTGAAGCGTGGGGGTGGAGTCCCTCATGTTTATGCGAAAGATGTTTCAAGAATCCTAGTTCCTGTGGTTCCTGTTGAAATTCAACAAGAAGTTGTGAGAATATTGGACCGGTTCACACAGCTGGAGGCGGAGCTGGAGGCGGAGCTGGAGGCGGAGCTGGAGGCCCGTCGGAAGCAGTATGGGCACTATCGTGATACCTTGATCTCTTTTCCTGAGGATGAAAATTTCTTCCGCACTAGAGGTGTGCGATGGTGTGAGCTCGGGGATATTGGATCTTTCTATCGAGGAAAGAGATTCACGAAGAAGGATTACGCTGCTCATGGAGTTCCATGCATCCATTACGGTGAGATTTATACTCGCTATGGAGTGTGGGCGGATCGTACAGATTCTTATCTCGATATATCCTTGGCTGATCGACTCAGATATGCGTTGCCCGGGGATGTTGTCATCGCCGATGTTGGAGAGACGGTGGAAGATGTTGGTTCTGCTGTCGCATGGACGGGGAATACTCCAGTTGCCATTCATGACCATTGCTTTGCCTACAGGAGTGAATTTGATGCGCGTTTCCTATCGTATTTGATGAGTACATCATGGTTTCGTCGACGGCGCGCGAAATACGTTGCGAGAACCAAAGTGAAGACCTTGCTTGTCGACTCGTTCTCGCGGATCAAAGTGCCGGTGATTCAGATCGAAGAGCAGCGTCGCATCGCCGATGTCCTCGACCACTTTGACGCCTTGGTGAACAACCTGTCCTCTGGCCTTCCCGCCGAGATCGCCGCTCGCCGTAAGCAGTACGAGTACTACCGTGACCGCTTGCTGACCTTCCCTGAAAAGAGGCCCTGA
- a CDS encoding GIY-YIG nuclease family protein: protein MSGKHIELFHVDGESGGITSADVSGWTGRILTGPRADLKRLLSREDANTNGVYLLLGDDPSAIENTRCYIGRTENFAHRFVDHDRKKNWWDRAVLISSREDSFNEGHWGYLESRLIEIAQAAERSTLDDNKQTPQPRKLSEAQRSDAEVLLTQVRSVIPVLGVSALRSRRNKPDIERPDTAPVESPVFSLTYSKKHVEASAQVIGGEFVILEGSTVVATWNIRGNSESTRRAYESYRARHTKLVEDGSIAVRDGVGVLTRDIPFTSPSTAGAIALGRSCNGRLAWRWGDKTYADWEERDLSIASTSPDPAASGQRSG from the coding sequence TTGTCTGGTAAGCACATCGAGCTTTTTCATGTTGACGGTGAGTCAGGCGGCATCACATCTGCTGATGTCTCCGGATGGACTGGACGCATCCTCACCGGACCACGTGCCGACCTCAAGCGGCTTCTGAGCCGTGAAGACGCCAATACGAATGGTGTCTACCTCCTGCTCGGAGATGATCCGAGCGCGATAGAAAACACGCGCTGCTACATCGGACGCACCGAGAACTTTGCTCACCGCTTTGTCGATCACGACCGCAAGAAGAACTGGTGGGACCGTGCGGTCCTCATCTCCTCACGTGAAGACTCCTTCAACGAGGGCCACTGGGGATACCTCGAATCCCGCCTCATTGAAATCGCTCAAGCCGCAGAACGATCCACGCTAGACGACAACAAACAGACCCCGCAGCCGCGCAAGCTTTCTGAGGCTCAGCGTTCAGACGCTGAGGTACTCCTCACCCAGGTTCGCTCTGTGATCCCAGTCCTCGGTGTCTCAGCTCTCCGTTCCCGTCGGAACAAGCCGGACATTGAACGTCCTGACACGGCTCCGGTAGAATCGCCTGTTTTCTCACTGACGTACAGCAAGAAGCACGTCGAAGCATCTGCACAGGTCATCGGTGGTGAATTCGTTATTCTCGAAGGCTCAACGGTAGTTGCCACATGGAACATCCGGGGTAACAGCGAGTCGACGCGCCGAGCATATGAGTCCTATCGAGCCCGTCACACCAAGCTCGTCGAAGATGGTTCTATCGCTGTCCGTGATGGCGTTGGGGTCCTCACGCGCGATATCCCCTTTACCTCTCCCTCGACCGCCGGTGCGATTGCCCTGGGTAGATCATGCAATGGGCGACTCGCGTGGCGCTGGGGTGACAAGACCTATGCCGACTGGGAAGAGCGTGACCTATCCATAGCATCAACGTCACCGGATCCGGCTGCATCAGGGCAGCGGTCTGGCTGA
- a CDS encoding type I restriction endonuclease subunit R, translated as MTISSAPAVGIEPIILTDESTVVGSYEASEKTERGYESEAQLEAAFITQLQAQAYEYVRFNSEAELLANLRTQLEALNEYQFSDAEWKRFLAESIATRSGGVDEIVEKTRRIQEDHVQVLIRDNGESKNIRLIDKQRIHNNRLQVTNQYVVDDGAHSNRYDVTILVNGLPLVHIELKRRGVAIREAFNQINRYQRDSFWAGAGLFGYVQIFIISNGTHTKYYANTTRFDHITESTRGRRESKAASSDSFEFTSWWTDSDNQPIPDLIDFARTFLAKHTLLAVLTRYCVFTTQHKLMVMRPYQIAATEAILRKIKTSSLNKQVGTIAAGGYIWHTTGSGKTLTSFKTAKLAAGMAGIDKVIFVVDRKDLDHQTIKEYNRFAEGTVSANQSTTKLTAQINDPTVPIIVTTIQKLSNFVGRHRRHAVYDGHVVLIFDECHRSQFGDMHTAITKAFRNYHLFGFTGTPIFAANAGTGGNAMLRTTPQAFGGQLHSYTIVNAIADKNVLPFRIDYIDTVHMRTDVADAEVSAVDSERALLAPQRLSQIVTYIREHFDAKTKRSSSYTLGQKRVRGFNSLFATASIPAARAYYEEFRRQQEGLPRDRRLSVGIVYSYAANADAPGETLAEETVDPTALSTDDRNFLDRAIKDYNQQFGTAYDTSAEGFEGYYEDLSRRLTDRSIDLVIVVNMFLTGFDSKTLNTLWVDKSLRAHGLIQAYSRTNRILNSVKTYGNIVCFRDLQEATDEAIALFGNKDAGGIVLLKPYQEYLQEYLSKIAELRSAFEPGQRIDSESAQKEFIQAFGTILRLRNILTSFDDFAADDVLSEADFADYRSAYVDLYDDLRHRSASEREDINDDLVFEIELVKQVEVGVDYILMLVEQHRADKGDGEDLEVPVEITRAIASSPTLHSKRDLIEDFVRSVSAKGDVSEQWRAFIAERREAELTNMIGVENLQEAGTRNLVAAALRDGVVPADGTAMNNVLPRMSRFHRPVAGEDSREVKKARVLQALAAYVERFQGLGEE; from the coding sequence ATGACCATCAGCTCTGCCCCCGCCGTCGGTATCGAGCCGATTATTCTCACCGACGAGTCGACCGTCGTCGGTAGCTACGAGGCATCCGAGAAAACGGAACGTGGCTACGAGTCAGAGGCACAGCTTGAAGCAGCCTTCATCACACAGCTGCAGGCTCAGGCCTACGAGTACGTGCGGTTCAATTCCGAGGCCGAGCTTCTCGCTAACCTCCGCACCCAGCTCGAGGCCCTCAACGAGTATCAATTCAGCGACGCCGAGTGGAAGCGCTTCCTTGCCGAGTCGATCGCCACACGCTCCGGAGGCGTCGACGAGATCGTGGAGAAGACTCGCCGTATTCAAGAGGATCATGTCCAGGTCCTCATCCGAGACAACGGTGAGTCCAAGAACATCCGCCTGATCGACAAGCAGCGCATCCATAACAACCGGCTGCAGGTCACCAACCAGTACGTTGTTGACGACGGTGCCCATTCCAACCGCTACGACGTCACCATCCTCGTCAATGGCCTACCGCTGGTTCACATCGAGCTCAAGCGCCGCGGCGTTGCCATCCGTGAGGCCTTCAACCAGATCAACCGCTATCAGCGAGACTCCTTCTGGGCCGGAGCAGGACTGTTCGGCTACGTTCAGATCTTCATCATCTCCAACGGCACCCACACCAAGTACTACGCCAACACCACCCGCTTCGACCACATCACCGAGTCCACACGCGGTCGACGCGAGTCCAAGGCCGCCAGCTCCGACTCCTTCGAGTTCACCTCTTGGTGGACTGACTCCGACAACCAGCCCATTCCCGACCTCATCGACTTCGCACGCACCTTCCTCGCCAAGCACACACTGCTCGCCGTCCTCACTCGCTACTGCGTCTTCACCACGCAGCACAAGCTGATGGTCATGCGCCCGTACCAGATCGCCGCCACCGAAGCGATCCTGCGCAAGATCAAGACCTCCAGCCTCAACAAGCAGGTCGGCACCATCGCTGCCGGCGGCTACATCTGGCACACCACCGGCTCCGGAAAGACCCTCACCTCCTTCAAGACCGCCAAGCTCGCCGCCGGCATGGCGGGTATCGACAAGGTCATCTTCGTCGTCGACCGCAAGGACCTCGACCACCAGACGATCAAGGAGTACAACCGCTTCGCTGAAGGCACCGTCTCCGCTAACCAGTCCACCACCAAGCTAACTGCGCAGATCAACGACCCGACCGTCCCGATCATCGTCACCACGATCCAGAAGCTGTCCAACTTCGTCGGCCGTCACCGTCGGCACGCCGTCTACGACGGGCACGTCGTCCTCATCTTCGACGAGTGCCACCGCAGCCAGTTCGGTGACATGCACACGGCGATCACCAAGGCCTTCCGCAACTACCACCTCTTCGGATTCACCGGCACCCCGATCTTCGCGGCCAATGCCGGTACAGGCGGCAACGCCATGCTGCGCACCACGCCTCAGGCCTTTGGTGGCCAGCTCCACAGCTACACGATCGTCAACGCCATCGCTGACAAGAACGTCCTGCCCTTCCGCATCGACTACATCGACACCGTCCACATGCGCACTGACGTCGCCGACGCTGAGGTCAGCGCCGTCGACAGCGAACGAGCCCTTCTCGCGCCCCAACGGCTCAGCCAGATCGTTACCTACATCCGCGAACACTTCGACGCCAAGACCAAGCGATCCAGCTCCTACACACTCGGCCAGAAGCGTGTCCGCGGCTTCAATTCGCTGTTCGCCACCGCGTCGATCCCCGCGGCACGGGCCTACTACGAGGAGTTCCGTCGTCAGCAGGAAGGGCTCCCTCGTGACCGGCGGCTGAGCGTCGGCATCGTCTACTCTTACGCGGCCAACGCCGACGCACCAGGGGAGACCCTCGCAGAAGAGACAGTCGACCCGACTGCCCTGTCTACTGACGATCGGAACTTCCTCGATCGCGCGATCAAGGACTACAACCAGCAGTTCGGTACCGCCTATGACACCTCGGCCGAGGGCTTCGAGGGCTACTACGAAGACCTCTCACGCCGCCTCACCGATCGCAGTATCGACCTCGTCATCGTGGTCAACATGTTCCTCACGGGCTTTGACTCCAAAACCCTCAACACCCTGTGGGTAGACAAGTCCCTGCGTGCCCACGGCCTCATTCAGGCCTACTCACGCACCAACCGCATCCTCAACTCCGTTAAGACCTACGGCAACATCGTCTGCTTCCGTGACCTGCAGGAAGCCACTGATGAGGCCATCGCGCTGTTCGGAAACAAGGACGCCGGCGGAATCGTCCTGCTCAAGCCCTACCAGGAGTACCTCCAGGAGTACCTGAGCAAGATCGCTGAACTACGAAGCGCCTTCGAACCAGGGCAGAGAATCGACTCCGAGTCCGCCCAGAAGGAATTCATTCAGGCTTTTGGGACGATTCTGCGGCTGCGGAACATCCTCACGAGCTTCGACGACTTCGCTGCCGACGACGTGCTGAGCGAGGCTGACTTCGCCGACTACCGCTCCGCCTACGTCGACCTCTACGACGACCTGCGCCACCGCTCGGCATCAGAGAGGGAGGACATCAATGACGACCTCGTCTTCGAGATCGAGCTCGTCAAGCAGGTCGAGGTCGGGGTCGACTACATCCTCATGCTCGTCGAGCAGCACCGAGCGGACAAGGGCGACGGGGAGGACCTCGAGGTCCCAGTCGAGATTACCCGCGCTATCGCCTCCAGTCCCACCTTGCACTCCAAGCGTGACCTCATCGAGGACTTCGTCCGTTCGGTCTCAGCCAAGGGTGATGTGAGTGAGCAGTGGCGGGCGTTCATTGCTGAGCGGCGTGAGGCCGAGCTGACAAACATGATCGGCGTGGAGAACCTCCAGGAGGCGGGTACGAGGAACCTCGTCGCCGCTGCGTTGCGTGACGGCGTCGTGCCTGCTGATGGCACAGCCATGAACAATGTGCTACCCCGTATGTCTCGCTTCCACCGGCCGGTGGCCGGGGAGGACTCCCGCGAGGTGAAGAAGGCCCGGGTCCTCCAGGCTCTGGCTGCCTATGTGGAGCGCTTCCAGGGCCTGGGGGAGGAGTGA
- a CDS encoding FitA-like ribbon-helix-helix domain-containing protein gives MASVIVRNLTDDTHRALKARAHEHGRSMEAEIRAILDEAIEDQPRRGLGTLLSSIRQESGGADLEITRDRSVYEPLDLS, from the coding sequence ATGGCCAGTGTCATCGTGAGAAACTTGACCGACGATACGCATCGCGCGCTCAAGGCTCGCGCGCATGAGCATGGTCGCTCCATGGAGGCAGAGATTCGTGCCATTCTTGATGAGGCCATTGAAGACCAACCTCGCCGTGGCCTGGGAACACTTCTGAGCTCGATTCGTCAGGAGAGCGGCGGAGCTGACCTAGAGATCACGCGTGACCGCTCCGTCTACGAGCCGCTGGACCTGTCGTGA
- a CDS encoding type II toxin-antitoxin system VapC family toxin, whose amino-acid sequence MIVLDTNVLSEPLRRDPDPRVARWLDDQHPRTLYVTALTLAELRAGVEILPSGRRRDLLRERLEEEVIPFFEDRVLPFDGRASRAWARLQAHARTHGRPLPVMDSLIAAVVSARGYALATRNTADFAATGVELINPWEAVV is encoded by the coding sequence GTGATTGTCCTCGACACGAATGTGCTTTCTGAGCCTCTGCGGCGCGATCCTGATCCTCGCGTCGCACGTTGGTTGGATGATCAGCATCCGAGGACCCTTTATGTCACGGCGCTGACCCTGGCGGAGCTGCGTGCCGGTGTGGAGATCCTGCCTTCAGGACGTCGACGCGATCTTCTCCGGGAACGGCTTGAGGAAGAGGTCATTCCGTTCTTCGAGGATCGAGTCCTGCCATTCGACGGCCGAGCCTCACGTGCTTGGGCGCGGCTCCAGGCTCATGCTCGTACTCACGGTCGACCGTTGCCTGTGATGGACTCGCTTATCGCTGCTGTCGTGAGCGCGCGAGGTTATGCCTTGGCTACCCGCAATACTGCGGACTTCGCCGCGACAGGCGTAGAGCTGATCAACCCGTGGGAAGCGGTCGTCTAG
- a CDS encoding cyclophilin-like fold protein: MTDSQDSAEAAGASVTLVIDGRAVEAVVWDNPTGRDLLEQLPLTLQFSDYAGQEKLADLPRELTMEGMPRGDSPQVGDLGYYSPNGVLVIYTSKVGYWNGIARIGRVTGDLSVVTGQSGDFEVRIERAS, from the coding sequence GTGACCGATTCTCAGGACTCTGCCGAGGCTGCAGGCGCTTCCGTCACACTGGTCATTGACGGAAGGGCGGTCGAGGCCGTGGTGTGGGACAACCCCACTGGCCGCGACCTGCTGGAGCAGCTACCGTTGACGCTGCAGTTCTCCGACTACGCGGGTCAGGAGAAGCTGGCGGATCTGCCCCGGGAGCTGACGATGGAGGGTATGCCGCGCGGGGACAGCCCACAGGTAGGGGATCTCGGGTACTACTCCCCCAACGGCGTGCTGGTGATCTACACCAGCAAGGTCGGCTACTGGAACGGCATCGCCCGGATCGGGCGGGTCACCGGGGACCTGAGCGTGGTCACCGGCCAGAGCGGAGACTTTGAGGTCAGGATTGAGAGGGCAAGCTAG
- a CDS encoding MFS transporter: MNALESSTSAPPASASSARLPLVTYVLAAGVFLMGTTEFVVAGILPQIATDLGVSVSRAGLMITVFAFGMIVGTPAMAIATLKLDRRLTLTSVLLLFALAHIAVALTSSFTLILIARFLTALATGAFWAVAAVVAAKEAGPAASRALGIVLGGGMLANAVGVPLGALAGQVMGWRGPFWILAALAMAAAVLIYAQVHSGDDAGAPAPSVCAEVAALKDVRVWLVLACCAIVCGSSLAAYSFISPLLTGRTGLGEGAVPFVLLVYGLGALLGSLYGGKLGVERPYGVMYVSATMTFLSLAGLIAFSHVPVLTIVLVFTLGLFGMSTNPILIGKSVAYASHAPTLASAMSTSSFNVGTMLGSWVAGLALETSLGLRGPVVVGTVVAALYLLPLSILLMRDRKAAAEAVERIV; the protein is encoded by the coding sequence GTGAATGCTTTGGAGTCCTCAACCTCGGCCCCGCCCGCATCCGCGAGCAGCGCACGTCTGCCTCTGGTCACCTACGTCCTGGCCGCCGGTGTGTTCCTCATGGGGACCACGGAGTTCGTCGTCGCTGGGATCCTGCCGCAGATCGCCACGGACCTGGGCGTGAGCGTCTCGCGCGCTGGCCTGATGATTACCGTCTTCGCGTTCGGGATGATCGTGGGTACCCCGGCGATGGCCATCGCCACCCTCAAGCTCGACCGGCGCCTCACCCTGACCTCCGTCCTGCTGCTCTTCGCACTGGCGCACATCGCGGTGGCGCTGACCTCCAGCTTCACCCTCATCCTCATCGCCCGCTTTCTCACCGCCCTGGCGACTGGTGCCTTCTGGGCTGTGGCCGCCGTCGTCGCTGCCAAGGAGGCAGGCCCAGCCGCCTCGCGGGCTCTGGGCATCGTGCTGGGCGGAGGCATGCTGGCCAACGCCGTCGGCGTGCCGCTAGGTGCCCTGGCCGGGCAGGTGATGGGCTGGCGCGGGCCGTTCTGGATCCTCGCGGCTCTGGCGATGGCCGCAGCCGTCCTCATCTACGCCCAGGTTCACTCTGGCGATGATGCCGGTGCTCCAGCGCCGTCGGTGTGTGCGGAGGTCGCGGCCCTGAAGGACGTCCGCGTGTGGCTGGTGCTGGCCTGCTGCGCCATCGTCTGCGGCTCCTCACTGGCCGCCTACAGCTTCATCAGTCCCCTGCTCACTGGCCGGACCGGGCTGGGGGAGGGTGCCGTGCCCTTCGTCCTGCTGGTCTACGGGCTGGGCGCGCTCCTGGGCTCCCTCTACGGTGGGAAGCTGGGAGTGGAGCGGCCTTATGGCGTCATGTACGTCTCGGCGACCATGACGTTCCTGTCCCTGGCCGGGCTCATCGCCTTCTCCCACGTCCCGGTGCTCACCATCGTCCTGGTCTTCACCCTGGGGCTGTTCGGCATGTCCACCAACCCGATCCTCATCGGGAAGTCCGTGGCCTACGCGTCCCACGCGCCTACGCTGGCCTCAGCCATGAGCACCTCGTCCTTCAACGTCGGCACCATGCTCGGCTCCTGGGTGGCCGGGCTGGCGCTGGAGACCTCCCTGGGACTGCGAGGACCGGTGGTCGTGGGGACGGTCGTGGCTGCGCTGTACCTGCTGCCGCTGAGCATCCTGCTGATGAGGGACCGCAAGGCAGCAGCCGAGGCGGTCGAGCGGATTGTGTGA